The genomic segment AGGATGAACGGCATGAAGGTCATGGTCGAGACCATGGCGTTGGGCAGGATGTGGCGGAACATGATCCCGCCGTTCTCCATGCCCAGCGCCCGTGCCGCACGCACATATTCCAGGTTACGCCCGCGCAGGAACTCGGCGCGCACCACGTCCACCAGGCTCATCCACGAGAACAGCAGCATGATCCCCAGCAGCCACCAGAAGTTCGGTTGCACAAAACTGGCGAGAATGATCAGCAGGTACAGCACCGGCAGCCCGGACCAGATTTCCAGGAAACGCTGCCCGGCCAGATCGACCCAGCCGCCGTAGAAACCCTGCAACGCCCCGGCGATCACGCCGATGATCGAGCTGAGAATGGTCAAAGTCAGGGCAAACAGTACCGAAATGCGGAAGCCGTAAATCACCCGGGCCAGCACGTCACGGCCTTGGTCGTCGGTGCCCAGCAGGTTGTCCGCCGAGGGCGGCGCCGGAGCCGGGACTTTCAGGTCGTAGTTGATGCTCTGATAGCTGTAGGGGATTGGCGCCCACAAAATCCACGCGTCCTTGGCCTTGAGCAGTTCGCGGATGTACGGGCTCTTGTAGTTGGCTTCCAGTGGGAATTCGCCGCCGAAGGCGGTTTCCGGGTAACGCTTGAGCGCCGGGAAATACCAGCCGTTGTCGTAATGCACCGCCAGCGGTTTGTCGTTGGCGATCAGCTCGGCGCCCAGGCTGGCGCCAAACAGGATCAGGAACAGCCACAGCGACCACCAGCCACGCTTGTTGGCCTTGAACAGTTCGAAACGGCGGCGATTGAGAGGGGACAGGTTCATCTCAATGCTCCCGGTGTTCGAAGTCGATGCGCGGATCGACCAGGGTGTAGGTCAGGTCGCCAATCAGTTTCACCACCAGCCCCAGCAGGGTGAAGATGAACAGCGTGCCGAACACCACCGGGTAATCACGGTTGATCGCCGCTTCAAAACTCATCAGGCCGAGGCCGTCGAGGGAGAAAATCACTTCCACCAGCAACGAACCGGTGAAGAAGATGCCGATGAATGCCGATGGGAACCCGGCAATCACCAGCAGCATGGCGTTGCGAAACACATGGCCGTACAGCACGCGATGGTTGGTCAGGCCCTTGGCCTTGGCGGTAACCACGTACTGTTTATTGATCTCGTCGAGGAAGCTGTTCTTGGTCAGCAGGGTCATGGTCGCGAAGTTGCCGAT from the Pseudomonas sp. N3-W genome contains:
- a CDS encoding ABC transporter permease; the encoded protein is MNLSPLNRRRFELFKANKRGWWSLWLFLILFGASLGAELIANDKPLAVHYDNGWYFPALKRYPETAFGGEFPLEANYKSPYIRELLKAKDAWILWAPIPYSYQSINYDLKVPAPAPPSADNLLGTDDQGRDVLARVIYGFRISVLFALTLTILSSIIGVIAGALQGFYGGWVDLAGQRFLEIWSGLPVLYLLIILASFVQPNFWWLLGIMLLFSWMSLVDVVRAEFLRGRNLEYVRAARALGMENGGIMFRHILPNAMVSTMTFMPFILTGAIGTLTALDFLGFGLPAGSPSLGELVAQGKSNLQAPWLGISAFAVLALMLSLLVFIGESARDAFDPRK